In Pseudomonas sp. MM213, a genomic segment contains:
- a CDS encoding NAD(P)H-hydrate dehydratase → MPHTKDDLPDVLYSAAQVRALDASLIAAGTPGFELMQRAARATWRALVRHWPTANELTVAAGHGNNAGDGYLVAVLAKRAGWHVRVLAVGDPQRLQGDAALAHAEALSEGVAVQAWSAQSELRGVVLDALLGTGLTGKVREPYASVIAAINASGLAVAAVDIPSGLCADTGSVLGAAVRADLTVTFIGLKLGLFTGEAADVVGEWVFNDLQASPESLSGIAISAHRLTAGNLPRLAGRAPTAHKGKFGHVLLIGGDRGFGGAILLSAQSALRSGAGMVSVATRSEHVPAALARIPEVMVLGTSSANQLMGLLQKVSVLVVGPGLGQASWGRSLLSAAANAPLPQVWDADALNMLADELVNLPKDCVITPHPGEAARLLGISTAEVQADRPSAAHALSKKYTAVVILKGAGSLVASPDGRLAVCHQGHPAMAAAGLGDVLAGLVGALLAQGMDAFDAACLGVWLHANAGAQQGKSGRGLAASDLIPAIRQLLEEQAPCLK, encoded by the coding sequence ATGCCGCACACTAAAGATGATTTACCCGACGTGCTGTACAGCGCCGCGCAAGTGCGAGCGCTCGATGCGAGCCTGATTGCGGCCGGTACGCCGGGCTTCGAATTGATGCAGCGGGCGGCGCGGGCAACCTGGCGTGCGCTGGTCCGGCACTGGCCGACGGCCAACGAACTGACGGTGGCCGCTGGCCACGGCAACAACGCCGGTGACGGTTATCTGGTTGCGGTGTTGGCCAAGCGCGCCGGTTGGCATGTACGCGTGCTGGCGGTCGGTGATCCCCAGCGTTTGCAGGGCGATGCTGCCTTGGCCCACGCCGAGGCCCTGTCCGAAGGCGTCGCCGTTCAAGCCTGGAGTGCACAGTCGGAGTTGCGTGGCGTTGTACTGGACGCCTTGCTCGGCACCGGCCTGACAGGCAAGGTGCGCGAGCCTTACGCCAGTGTCATCGCGGCGATCAATGCCAGCGGCCTGGCGGTTGCGGCGGTGGATATTCCGTCGGGCCTTTGTGCGGATACGGGAAGCGTGCTCGGCGCGGCTGTCCGGGCGGACCTGACCGTGACCTTCATTGGTTTGAAACTGGGCCTGTTCACGGGCGAGGCGGCGGACGTGGTGGGCGAGTGGGTCTTTAATGATCTGCAAGCTTCGCCTGAGTCTTTGAGCGGGATCGCCATCAGTGCTCATCGTCTGACGGCCGGTAACTTGCCGCGTCTGGCGGGGCGTGCGCCGACCGCGCATAAAGGCAAATTCGGCCATGTCTTGCTGATCGGCGGTGATCGCGGTTTCGGCGGTGCCATTTTGCTGAGTGCACAAAGTGCGCTGCGCAGTGGCGCCGGCATGGTGTCGGTGGCCACTCGCAGCGAGCACGTGCCGGCCGCACTGGCCAGAATTCCCGAGGTGATGGTGCTGGGCACTTCCTCGGCGAATCAGCTGATGGGTTTGCTGCAAAAGGTTTCCGTGCTGGTGGTCGGTCCGGGCTTGGGGCAGGCTTCGTGGGGACGCAGTCTGCTGTCGGCGGCGGCCAATGCGCCGCTTCCACAAGTCTGGGACGCCGATGCGTTGAATATGCTGGCTGACGAACTGGTGAACCTGCCCAAGGACTGCGTGATCACGCCGCATCCGGGGGAAGCGGCACGGTTGCTCGGGATCAGTACCGCTGAGGTTCAGGCCGACCGTCCGTCCGCTGCTCACGCATTGAGCAAAAAATATACAGCTGTAGTGATTCTGAAAGGCGCCGGCAGTCTTGTCGCCAGTCCCGACGGCCGCTTGGCGGTGTGTCATCAAGGCCATCCGGCCATGGCCGCTGCCGGTCTGGGCGATGTGCTGGCCGGTCTGGTCGGCGCGTTGCTGGCCCAGGGCATGGACGCGTTCGATGCGGCCTGCCTCGGAGTCTGGCTGCACGCCAATGCCGGTGCGCAACAAGGTAAATCGGGCCGTGGGCTGGCGGCCAGTGATCTGATTCCAGCCATTCGTCAGTTGTTGGAGGAGCAAGCACCGTGTCTGAAGTAA
- the tsaE gene encoding tRNA (adenosine(37)-N6)-threonylcarbamoyltransferase complex ATPase subunit type 1 TsaE, with amino-acid sequence MSEVTLYLADEEAMTAFGARIAKTTEGHGLIFLEGDLGAGKTTLSRGIIRGLGHEGAVKSPTFTLVEPYEIGDIRAFHFDLYRLVDPEELEYLGIRDYFEDDALCLIEWPDKGAGFLPKPDLTITISPQDSGRSLKILSQGSRGESWCAALALEIN; translated from the coding sequence GTGTCTGAAGTAACCCTGTACCTGGCTGATGAAGAAGCGATGACCGCGTTTGGCGCCCGCATCGCGAAAACCACCGAAGGGCACGGTCTGATTTTTCTGGAAGGGGATCTGGGGGCGGGGAAAACCACGTTGTCCCGCGGCATCATCCGGGGGTTGGGGCATGAGGGCGCGGTAAAAAGTCCGACGTTCACCCTGGTCGAGCCCTACGAGATTGGCGACATCCGCGCCTTCCATTTCGATCTCTATCGTTTGGTCGACCCTGAAGAACTGGAGTACCTCGGCATCCGCGACTATTTCGAAGACGATGCCTTGTGCCTGATCGAGTGGCCCGATAAAGGTGCAGGCTTTTTGCCAAAGCCCGACCTGACCATTACCATTAGCCCGCAAGACAGCGGGCGTTCGCTGAAAATTTTGTCCCAGGGCTCGCGTGGCGAGTCGTGGTGTGCCGCTTTGGCATTGGAAATCAATTAA
- a CDS encoding N-acetylmuramoyl-L-alanine amidase, with protein MLFLAVTVDAVAETKVSSVRLWRAPDNTRLVFDLTGPVQHSVFTLTAPDRLVIDINGATLGAPLNVSTANTPITAMRSAQRTPTDLRVVIDLKKAVTPKSFTLAPNAQYGNRLVVDLFDNAADAAPIPAPTNVATVAPVPVTPVDPPVKLPPAPAGKRDIIVVIDAGHGGEDPGASGSRGQREKDVVLAIARELQRQVNGMKGFRAELTRTGDYFIPLRGRTEIARKKGADLFVSIHADAAPSAAAFGASVFALSDRGATSETARWLADSENRSDLIGGAGNVSLDDKDRMLAGVLLDLSMTASLTSSLNVGQKVLSNIGRVTPLHKQRVEQAGFMVLKSPDIPSILVETGFISNANEASKLAASSHQQALARSISSGVRQFFQQNPPPGTYIAWLRDSGKIAQGPRDHRVNPGETLAMIAVRYQVSPATLRSANNLKTDELKIGQTLTIPGTELASKE; from the coding sequence ATGTTGTTTTTGGCGGTGACCGTCGACGCTGTGGCCGAAACGAAGGTCAGCAGCGTCCGTCTGTGGCGGGCGCCGGACAACACACGGTTGGTGTTCGACCTGACCGGGCCGGTGCAACACAGCGTTTTTACCCTGACAGCCCCGGACCGACTGGTGATCGACATCAATGGCGCCACCCTCGGTGCGCCGCTGAACGTGTCCACCGCCAACACCCCGATCACCGCCATGCGCTCGGCCCAACGCACGCCGACCGACCTGCGGGTGGTCATCGACCTGAAAAAAGCCGTCACGCCGAAGAGCTTCACCCTGGCGCCGAACGCCCAGTACGGCAACCGCCTGGTGGTCGATCTGTTCGATAACGCCGCCGACGCCGCGCCGATTCCTGCGCCGACCAACGTTGCGACCGTCGCGCCGGTACCGGTCACCCCGGTCGATCCCCCGGTCAAACTGCCGCCCGCGCCGGCCGGCAAGCGCGACATCATTGTCGTGATCGACGCAGGTCACGGCGGCGAAGACCCGGGCGCCTCTGGCTCTCGCGGCCAGCGTGAAAAAGACGTGGTGCTGGCCATCGCTCGCGAACTGCAGCGTCAGGTCAACGGCATGAAAGGCTTCCGCGCCGAACTGACCCGTACCGGCGACTACTTCATTCCGTTGCGCGGCCGTACCGAAATCGCCCGTAAGAAGGGCGCTGACCTGTTCGTTTCGATCCACGCCGATGCCGCGCCTTCGGCTGCTGCGTTCGGTGCCTCGGTGTTCGCCCTGTCGGATCGCGGCGCCACGTCGGAAACAGCCCGTTGGCTGGCCGACAGTGAAAACCGCTCCGACTTGATCGGTGGTGCCGGCAACGTCAGCCTCGACGACAAGGACCGCATGCTCGCAGGCGTTCTGCTCGACTTGTCGATGACCGCCTCGCTGACGTCCAGCCTGAACGTCGGGCAGAAGGTTCTGAGCAATATCGGTCGTGTTACACCTCTGCACAAACAGCGCGTGGAACAAGCCGGGTTCATGGTGTTGAAGTCGCCGGACATCCCGTCGATCCTGGTGGAAACCGGGTTCATCTCCAACGCCAACGAAGCCTCGAAACTCGCGGCGTCCAGCCACCAGCAAGCGCTGGCTCGCTCGATCAGCAGCGGCGTACGCCAGTTCTTCCAGCAGAATCCGCCACCGGGTACTTACATCGCCTGGCTGCGCGATTCCGGGAAAATTGCCCAGGGGCCGCGTGATCACCGGGTGAACCCGGGTGAAACCCTGGCGATGATCGCTGTGCGTTATCAGGTGTCCCCGGCCACCTTGCGCAGCGCCAACAACCTGAAAACCGACGAGCTGAAAATCGGTCAGACCCTGACCATTCCCGGCACCGAACTGGCATCCAAAGAATGA
- the mutL gene encoding DNA mismatch repair endonuclease MutL, which yields MNQAVINSARIELLSPRLANQIAAGEVVERPASVIKELLENSLDSGAKRIDVDVEQGGVKLLRVRDDGSGISADDLPLALARHATSKIRNLEDLEQVMSLGFRGEALASISSVARLTLTSRTRDADQAWQVETEGRDMAPRVQPAAHPVGTSVEVRDLFFNTPARRKFLKTEKTEFDHLQEVIKRLALARFDVAFHLRHNGKTILSLHEAHDDAARARRVAAICGSGFLEQALPIEIERNGLHLWGWVGLPTFNRSQADLQYFFVNGRAVRDKLVAHAVRQAYRDVLFNGRHPTFVLFFEVDPAGVDVNVHPTKHEVRFRDGRMVHDFLYGTLHRALGDVRPDDHLAAPVATAIVRPSGLEAGEFGPQGEMRLAANALLEQPQAQPSFNTPAGSGAGAGYQYQYTPRPQSGVPVAEAQAAYREFFAPLPEANAVALPAGQDDIPPLGYALAQLKGIYILSENAQGLVLVDMHAAHERIMYERLKVAMASEGLSGQPLLVPESLAVSEREGDCAEENVAWFQRLGFELQRLGPETLAIRQIPALLKQAEANRLVSDVLADLMEYGTSDRIQAHLNELLGTMACHGAIRANRRLALPEMNGLLRDMENTERSGQCNHGRPTWTQLGLDDLDKLFLRGR from the coding sequence ATGAATCAGGCCGTGATCAACAGCGCTCGTATCGAGCTGCTCAGCCCGCGATTGGCGAACCAGATTGCCGCCGGCGAGGTGGTCGAGCGCCCGGCTTCGGTGATCAAGGAGTTGCTGGAAAACAGCCTCGATTCCGGCGCCAAGCGCATTGACGTCGATGTCGAGCAGGGCGGCGTCAAGCTGCTGCGGGTGCGCGACGATGGCAGCGGCATTTCTGCCGATGACCTGCCGCTGGCCCTGGCCCGTCACGCCACCAGCAAGATCCGCAACCTGGAAGACCTCGAACAGGTGATGAGCCTCGGGTTCCGTGGTGAGGCACTCGCCTCGATCAGCTCCGTGGCGCGCTTGACCCTGACGTCCCGCACCCGCGATGCCGATCAGGCCTGGCAGGTCGAAACCGAAGGTCGGGACATGGCGCCCCGCGTGCAGCCAGCCGCTCATCCGGTGGGCACCTCCGTGGAAGTGCGGGATCTGTTCTTCAACACCCCGGCGCGGCGCAAGTTTCTCAAAACCGAAAAAACCGAATTCGATCACCTGCAAGAAGTGATCAAGCGTCTGGCCCTGGCGCGCTTCGACGTGGCGTTCCATTTGCGCCACAACGGCAAAACCATCCTCAGTCTGCATGAAGCCCATGACGACGCGGCCCGCGCCCGGCGTGTGGCGGCGATCTGCGGTTCGGGGTTCCTGGAGCAGGCGCTGCCGATCGAAATCGAGCGCAACGGCCTGCATTTGTGGGGCTGGGTGGGCTTGCCGACCTTCAACCGCAGCCAGGCGGACTTGCAGTATTTCTTCGTCAACGGCCGCGCCGTTCGCGACAAACTGGTGGCCCACGCGGTGCGCCAGGCCTATCGCGACGTGCTGTTCAATGGTCGGCACCCGACTTTCGTGCTGTTTTTCGAAGTCGATCCGGCCGGTGTCGACGTCAATGTGCACCCGACCAAACACGAAGTGCGCTTCCGTGACGGGCGCATGGTCCACGATTTCCTCTACGGCACCTTGCACCGTGCCTTGGGCGATGTGCGACCGGATGATCATCTGGCGGCACCGGTGGCGACCGCCATCGTTCGTCCGAGCGGCCTCGAGGCCGGTGAATTCGGTCCGCAAGGCGAAATGCGCCTGGCGGCCAATGCGCTGCTGGAGCAGCCTCAAGCGCAACCGTCGTTCAACACGCCGGCGGGCTCGGGCGCTGGTGCCGGTTATCAGTATCAATACACGCCGCGTCCTCAGTCCGGCGTGCCTGTGGCTGAAGCCCAGGCGGCTTACCGTGAGTTTTTTGCGCCGCTGCCGGAAGCCAATGCTGTCGCGCTGCCGGCCGGTCAGGACGATATTCCACCGTTGGGTTACGCATTGGCGCAACTCAAGGGCATCTACATCCTTTCGGAAAACGCCCAAGGCCTGGTATTGGTGGACATGCACGCCGCTCATGAGCGGATCATGTACGAACGCCTGAAAGTCGCCATGGCCAGCGAAGGCCTGAGCGGTCAACCGCTGTTGGTTCCGGAATCGTTGGCGGTGAGCGAGCGCGAAGGCGATTGCGCCGAAGAAAACGTCGCGTGGTTCCAGCGTCTGGGCTTTGAGTTGCAGCGTCTCGGCCCGGAAACACTGGCCATTCGACAGATTCCGGCTTTGCTCAAGCAGGCGGAAGCCAATCGATTGGTTAGCGACGTGCTGGCGGATCTGATGGAATATGGCACCAGTGACCGGATTCAGGCGCACCTGAACGAATTGCTTGGCACCATGGCCTGCCACGGCGCGATTCGGGCGAATCGGCGTCTGGCCCTGCCGGAAATGAACGGTCTGCTGCGTGACATGGAAAACACCGAGCGCAGCGGTCAATGCAACCATGGCCGACCGACCTGGACCCAATTGGGCCTGGACGATCTGGACAAACTGTTCCTGCGCGGTCGTTGA
- the miaA gene encoding tRNA (adenosine(37)-N6)-dimethylallyltransferase MiaA: MSQLPPAIFLMGPTAAGKTDLAIELTKVLPCELISVDSALVYRGMDIGTAKPSKEILAEFPHRLIDILDPAESYSAADFRRDALEAMADITARGKIPLLVGGTMLYYKALVEGLADMPAADPEVRAQIEEEAARLGWQALHDQLAIIDPESAARIHPNDPQRLSRALEVYRVSGQSMTELRLRQSAQSTEAAASGLQQLPYTVANLAIAPANRQVLHERIKQRFTLMLEQGFIDEVVALRKRSDLHSGLPSIRAVGYRQVWDYLDGKLTQAEMQERGIIATRQLAKRQFTWLRSWADLHWLDSLDCDNLPRALKYLGTISILS, encoded by the coding sequence ATGAGCCAGCTCCCTCCTGCGATTTTCCTGATGGGCCCGACCGCAGCGGGCAAGACCGACCTGGCCATCGAGCTGACCAAAGTCCTGCCTTGCGAGCTGATCAGTGTCGATTCGGCGCTGGTCTATCGCGGCATGGACATCGGCACCGCCAAGCCCTCGAAAGAGATTCTGGCCGAATTTCCCCATCGTCTGATCGATATTCTCGATCCGGCAGAGAGCTATTCCGCCGCAGATTTCCGCCGTGACGCCCTCGAAGCGATGGCCGACATCACCGCGCGGGGCAAAATTCCGCTGCTGGTGGGCGGCACAATGCTCTATTACAAGGCTTTGGTCGAAGGCCTGGCGGACATGCCGGCGGCCGATCCTGAAGTGCGCGCGCAGATCGAAGAAGAAGCTGCACGCCTTGGCTGGCAAGCCCTGCACGACCAATTGGCGATCATCGACCCGGAATCGGCAGCGCGTATTCACCCGAACGATCCGCAGCGACTCAGTCGAGCGCTGGAAGTTTATCGTGTCAGCGGTCAGAGCATGACCGAGCTTAGACTGAGACAATCTGCGCAAAGTACTGAAGCAGCCGCTTCGGGACTGCAACAATTGCCCTATACTGTCGCGAACTTGGCCATTGCTCCGGCAAATCGTCAGGTACTGCATGAGCGAATTAAGCAAAGATTCACTTTAATGTTGGAACAGGGATTCATCGACGAGGTCGTAGCCCTGCGTAAGCGAAGTGACCTGCATTCCGGGTTGCCGTCTATACGTGCAGTAGGCTACCGACAAGTCTGGGACTACCTGGATGGCAAGCTGACGCAAGCCGAGATGCAGGAGCGTGGAATCATTGCCACGCGCCAATTGGCAAAACGTCAGTTCACCTGGCTGCGCAGTTGGGCTGATTTACACTGGTTGGACAGCCTGGATTGCGACAATCTGCCGCGCGCCTTGAAATACCTGGGGACCATCTCCATATTGAGCTGA
- the hfq gene encoding RNA chaperone Hfq yields the protein MSKGHSLQDPYLNTLRKEKVGVSIYLVNGIKLQGTIESFDQFVILLKNTVSQMVYKHAISTVVPVRPIRLPSATESEAGDAEPGNA from the coding sequence ATGTCAAAAGGGCATTCGCTACAAGACCCTTACTTGAATACTTTACGTAAAGAGAAAGTTGGGGTGTCCATCTACCTGGTCAACGGGATCAAACTGCAAGGCACGATCGAGTCTTTCGACCAGTTCGTTATCCTTCTGAAGAACACCGTCAGCCAGATGGTTTACAAACACGCTATCTCTACAGTGGTGCCGGTTCGTCCAATTCGTCTGCCTAGCGCAACCGAATCCGAAGCAGGCGACGCTGAGCCAGGTAACGCCTGA
- the hflX gene encoding ribosome rescue GTPase HflX has translation MFFERHGGGERVILVHLDGQDPEAREDPQEFQELANSAGAETVAFFNVPRHRPTAKFLIGSGKVEELRDLVHAEEADLVIFNHTLTPSQERNLERVFECRVIDRTGLILDIFAQRARTHEGKLQVELAQLDHMSTRLVRGWTHLERQGGGIGMRGPGETQLETDRRLLRVRLRQIKGRLEKVRSQREQSRRGRTRADIPTVSLVGYTNAGKSTLFNNVTKSDVYAADQLFATLDPTLRRLELADLGPIVLADTVGFIRHLPHKLVEAFRSTLEESSNSDLLLHVIDAAEPDRMLQIEQVMVVLGEIGAQDLPILEVYNKLDLLEGVEPQIQRDESGKPQRVWLSARDGSGLELLEQAIAELLGSEMFIGTLRLPQRFARLRAQFFELGAVQKEEHDEEGVSLLAVRLPRSELNRLVSREGVVPTEFIEQHTLQ, from the coding sequence TTGTTCTTTGAGCGCCACGGTGGTGGTGAGCGAGTGATCCTCGTTCACTTGGATGGACAGGACCCTGAGGCGCGCGAAGATCCGCAGGAGTTTCAGGAATTGGCTAATTCGGCCGGCGCCGAGACCGTTGCGTTTTTTAACGTGCCGCGTCATCGGCCAACCGCCAAATTCCTGATCGGTAGCGGCAAGGTCGAGGAACTGCGCGACCTGGTCCATGCCGAAGAAGCCGATCTGGTGATCTTCAATCACACGCTTACGCCCAGTCAGGAACGTAACCTCGAACGTGTTTTCGAGTGTCGCGTGATCGACCGCACCGGTCTGATTCTCGATATTTTCGCCCAGCGCGCCCGTACCCATGAAGGCAAGCTCCAGGTAGAACTGGCCCAGCTTGACCACATGAGCACCCGGCTGGTTCGTGGCTGGACTCACCTTGAGCGTCAAGGTGGCGGTATCGGCATGCGTGGCCCGGGTGAAACCCAGCTGGAGACCGACCGTCGCTTGCTGCGGGTTCGCCTGCGACAGATCAAGGGCCGACTGGAAAAAGTGCGCAGCCAGCGCGAACAGTCGCGACGTGGCCGTACGCGTGCGGATATCCCTACCGTGTCTCTGGTGGGGTATACCAACGCCGGCAAATCCACGCTCTTCAATAACGTGACGAAATCCGACGTGTACGCGGCTGACCAGTTGTTTGCCACGCTGGACCCGACCTTGCGCCGTCTGGAACTGGCCGACCTGGGGCCGATTGTCCTGGCCGACACCGTGGGTTTCATTCGTCACTTGCCCCACAAGCTGGTCGAGGCATTTCGGTCTACGCTCGAAGAGTCGAGCAACTCCGACCTGCTGTTGCACGTGATCGATGCGGCCGAACCGGATCGCATGTTGCAGATCGAGCAGGTGATGGTGGTGCTGGGCGAGATTGGTGCCCAGGACTTGCCGATCCTCGAGGTCTATAACAAACTCGATTTGCTTGAAGGCGTTGAACCACAGATCCAGCGCGACGAAAGCGGCAAGCCTCAACGGGTCTGGTTGTCGGCGCGTGATGGCAGTGGTCTGGAATTGCTCGAACAAGCCATTGCCGAGTTGCTGGGCAGTGAGATGTTTATCGGTACCTTGCGCTTGCCGCAACGATTCGCTCGACTGCGTGCGCAGTTCTTCGAACTCGGAGCGGTGCAGAAAGAAGAACACGACGAAGAAGGTGTCAGCTTGCTGGCCGTTCGATTGCCACGCTCGGAGCTCAATCGGCTGGTCAGCCGTGAAGGCGTTGTGCCGACAGAGTTCATCGAACAACACACTTTGCAATAA
- the hflK gene encoding FtsH protease activity modulator HflK: MAWNEPGGNSNNQDPWGGKRRNNGDRKGPPDLDEAFRKLQESLNGLFGGGKKRGDDGGGPGKSGGFGGLLGIGLVVLAAVWLYSAVYVVDEQEQAVVLRFGKYYETVGPGLNIYFPPIDRKYLENVTRERAYTKQGQMLTEDENIVEVPLTVQYKISNLQDFVLSVDQPEISLQHATESALRHVVGSTAMDQVLTEGRELMASEIKERLQRFMDTYRTGITVTQVNVQSAAAPREVQEAFDDVIRAREDEQRSRNQAETYANGVVPEARGQAQRIIEDANGYRDETVSRAKGEADRFTKLVAEYRKAPEVTRQRLYLDTMQEVFSSTSKVLVTGNKNGQSNLLYLPLDKMVESGRNTSTSVTGAAATSNEANARAAADLQQQPARTRESR; the protein is encoded by the coding sequence ATGGCTTGGAATGAGCCGGGTGGCAACTCGAATAATCAGGATCCTTGGGGTGGCAAGCGTCGCAATAACGGCGACCGCAAGGGACCACCGGATCTCGACGAGGCCTTCCGAAAGCTGCAGGAAAGCCTGAATGGGTTGTTCGGTGGTGGTAAGAAACGCGGTGATGACGGCGGTGGTCCGGGCAAGAGTGGCGGCTTTGGCGGCCTGCTCGGCATCGGCCTGGTCGTGTTGGCGGCCGTGTGGCTGTACAGCGCGGTCTATGTAGTCGACGAGCAGGAGCAAGCCGTGGTGCTGCGCTTCGGCAAGTACTACGAAACCGTCGGCCCGGGTCTGAACATCTATTTCCCGCCGATCGATCGCAAGTACCTGGAAAACGTCACGCGTGAGCGTGCGTACACCAAGCAGGGTCAAATGCTGACTGAAGACGAAAACATCGTCGAAGTACCGCTGACCGTGCAGTACAAGATCAGCAACCTGCAAGACTTCGTGCTGAGCGTCGATCAGCCGGAAATCAGCCTGCAGCACGCGACCGAAAGTGCCTTGCGCCATGTGGTGGGTTCCACCGCGATGGACCAGGTGCTGACCGAAGGTCGTGAATTGATGGCCAGCGAGATCAAGGAGCGTCTGCAACGCTTCATGGATACCTATCGCACCGGCATCACCGTCACCCAGGTCAACGTACAGAGCGCAGCGGCACCGCGTGAAGTACAGGAAGCCTTCGATGACGTGATCCGCGCCCGTGAAGACGAGCAGCGTTCGCGCAACCAGGCTGAAACCTATGCCAACGGCGTCGTACCGGAAGCCCGTGGTCAGGCCCAGCGCATCATCGAAGATGCCAACGGCTACCGTGACGAAACCGTCTCGCGCGCCAAGGGTGAGGCCGATCGCTTCACCAAACTGGTCGCCGAGTACCGCAAGGCACCTGAAGTCACCCGCCAGCGTCTGTACCTGGACACCATGCAGGAAGTCTTCAGCAGCACCAGCAAGGTTCTCGTGACCGGCAACAAGAATGGCCAGAGCAATCTGCTGTACTTGCCGCTGGACAAGATGGTCGAAAGTGGTCGCAACACCAGCACTTCGGTGACCGGTGCGGCAGCCACCAGCAATGAAGCGAATGCACGTGCGGCAGCTGATCTGCAGCAACAGCCTGCACGTACCAGGGAGAGTCGCTGA
- the hflC gene encoding protease modulator HflC, translating to MSNKSLIALIVGVVVAIAAWNCFYIVAQTERAVLLQFGRVVQTDVQPGLHVKVPYVNQVRKFDSRLMTLDAPTQRFLTLEKKAVMVDAYAKWRVKDAERYYTATSGLKQIADERLSRRLESGLRDQFGKRTLHEVVSGERDALMTDITASLNKMAEKELGIEVVDVRVKAIDLPKEVNRSVFERMSSEREREAREHRAKGNELAEGIRADADRQRRVLLAEAYRESEEVRGDGDAQAAAIYSKAYGQDQEFYGFYRSLRAYRESFANKSDVMVLDPSSDFFRYLEKAKP from the coding sequence ATGAGCAATAAATCGCTGATCGCCCTTATTGTCGGCGTCGTCGTGGCGATCGCAGCCTGGAACTGCTTCTACATCGTGGCTCAGACCGAGCGTGCGGTGTTGCTGCAGTTCGGTCGCGTGGTTCAGACCGATGTTCAGCCGGGCCTGCATGTGAAAGTGCCTTACGTTAACCAGGTGCGCAAGTTCGACTCGCGCCTGATGACGCTGGATGCACCGACACAACGCTTCCTGACGCTGGAAAAGAAAGCAGTCATGGTCGATGCCTACGCCAAGTGGCGCGTGAAGGACGCTGAGCGTTACTACACCGCGACTTCCGGCCTCAAGCAGATTGCTGACGAACGTCTTTCCCGTCGTCTGGAATCGGGCCTGCGTGACCAGTTTGGTAAACGCACGCTGCACGAAGTGGTGTCGGGTGAGCGCGATGCGCTGATGACCGATATCACCGCTTCGCTGAACAAGATGGCGGAAAAAGAGCTGGGCATCGAAGTGGTCGATGTTCGGGTCAAGGCCATCGATCTGCCGAAAGAAGTAAACCGCAGTGTGTTCGAGCGTATGAGCTCCGAGCGTGAGCGTGAAGCTCGCGAGCACCGCGCCAAGGGTAACGAGCTGGCAGAAGGCATTCGTGCCGACGCCGATCGTCAACGCCGCGTGCTGCTGGCTGAAGCCTATCGTGAGTCCGAAGAGGTTCGCGGTGATGGCGATGCCCAGGCCGCTGCGATCTACTCCAAGGCCTACGGCCAGGATCAGGAGTTCTACGGTTTCTACCGTAGCCTGCGTGCCTACCGTGAAAGCTTCGCGAACAAATCCGACGTCATGGTCCTGGACCCAAGCAGCGACTTCTTCCGTTACCTGGAAAAAGCCAAGCCTTGA